A region of Selenomonadales bacterium 4137-cl DNA encodes the following proteins:
- a CDS encoding hydantoinase/oxoprolinase family protein, whose amino-acid sequence MLLGIDVGGTYTDAVVVAEGKVIAQAKAPTTHDDLLAGILAALDRVLDGVDAAGLRRVALSTTIVTNAVVEGRLERVGLLLLPGPGMDISALVPERPRILSGYIDHRGRETAAPREAEVASACRDLDGCEVYAVAGKFAVRNPAHEQAVAGWLRRHARPAHITLGSAVAGSLNFWRRANSAYYNAAVWRHFGRFARAAQAAVAGRGVTAPVYILKADGGTMPLAAAGERPVEAVFTGPAASVLGIMALAAPRGEAVSLDIGGTTTDIALWRDGAPLFAERGAQIGDYPTAVRAFWLRSIGIGGDSFVRRENGRIIIGPEGRGPAMALGGPAPTVSDAMIVAGAAGFGDKDRAAEAMRLTAAGGETVQETARSVLAAAAEAIQAAIANMIDERASEPVYRVEDAVRDLRPQPAALIGVGGAAAGLAPLVAERLGIRCSVPEGAVVANAVGAAVARPTIEVTLRADTAQGYYTVAELGLRAALPSRRFTLANARELAARHLAERAAAAGIPVADVESVYDEEFNLVRGFSTTGKIIACQLQIKPGIFTAGEGV is encoded by the coding sequence CATCCTCGCTGCCCTTGACCGGGTGCTCGACGGGGTGGACGCCGCCGGACTGCGGCGGGTAGCCCTGTCGACGACCATCGTCACCAACGCCGTCGTCGAGGGACGGCTGGAGCGGGTGGGCTTGCTTCTCCTCCCCGGTCCCGGTATGGACATCAGCGCCCTTGTGCCCGAGCGCCCACGGATATTATCGGGCTATATCGACCACCGCGGCCGCGAGACGGCCGCCCCGCGGGAGGCCGAGGTCGCATCCGCCTGCCGCGACCTGGATGGCTGCGAAGTTTACGCCGTCGCCGGCAAATTCGCCGTCCGCAACCCCGCCCACGAACAGGCGGTGGCCGGCTGGCTCAGGCGCCATGCCCGCCCCGCGCACATAACCCTCGGTTCGGCCGTCGCCGGCTCGCTGAACTTCTGGCGGCGCGCCAATTCGGCGTATTACAACGCCGCCGTCTGGCGCCATTTCGGCCGCTTTGCCCGCGCGGCGCAGGCGGCTGTCGCCGGCCGCGGCGTCACAGCTCCGGTCTACATCCTCAAGGCCGACGGCGGCACAATGCCGCTGGCGGCGGCCGGGGAGCGTCCGGTCGAGGCGGTGTTCACCGGTCCGGCGGCCAGCGTCCTCGGCATCATGGCGCTGGCGGCGCCGCGCGGCGAGGCCGTGTCGCTCGACATCGGCGGCACCACGACCGACATCGCCCTGTGGCGTGACGGTGCGCCGCTGTTCGCCGAACGGGGGGCGCAGATCGGCGACTATCCAACGGCTGTACGGGCATTTTGGCTGCGTTCGATCGGCATCGGCGGCGATAGCTTCGTCCGCAGGGAGAACGGCCGGATAATCATCGGGCCCGAAGGGCGCGGCCCTGCGATGGCGCTGGGCGGCCCCGCCCCCACCGTATCCGACGCGATGATCGTCGCCGGCGCGGCCGGTTTCGGCGACAAGGACAGGGCCGCGGAGGCCATGCGCCTTACCGCGGCCGGCGGCGAAACCGTACAGGAAACGGCGCGGTCCGTGCTCGCGGCCGCCGCCGAGGCCATCCAAGCCGCAATTGCAAACATGATTGATGAACGAGCCTCCGAACCCGTCTACCGGGTGGAAGACGCCGTCCGCGACCTGAGACCCCAGCCGGCGGCCCTAATCGGCGTGGGTGGTGCGGCCGCAGGCCTCGCTCCCCTGGTAGCCGAGCGGCTCGGTATCCGCTGCTCCGTCCCCGAAGGCGCGGTGGTGGCCAACGCGGTCGGCGCCGCCGTGGCCCGGCCGACGATTGAGGTTACTCTCCGCGCCGATACCGCCCAGGGCTACTACACCGTCGCCGAGCTCGGCCTCAGGGCGGCCCTGCCGTCCCGGCGCTTCACCCTCGCCAACGCCAGGGAACTGGCGGCCCGCCATCTGGCCGAACGCGCGGCCGCGGCCGGTATCCCGGTGGCGGACGTCGAATCGGTCTATGACGAAGAATTTAATCTCGTGCGCGGTTTCAGCACCACCGGCAAGATCATCGCCTGCCAGTTGCAGATAAAACCGGGCATATTCACCGCCGGGGAGGGAGTGTGA
- a CDS encoding metallophosphoesterase, with the protein MRIGVLSDSHGSLAAIRRAVAAAGPVAMWLHAGDYSQDARHLADLTGLPVKAVAGNCDGVTDAKIDEFIEAGGRKIWLTHGHRYNAKERRGELLWWGRQYGVDVVVYGHSHVPDISRQDGVLLFNPGGAVHPRGGHPPSCGALVLDGGETGAEIIEI; encoded by the coding sequence ATGAGAATCGGCGTGCTTAGCGACAGTCACGGATCGCTGGCGGCGATCAGACGGGCGGTGGCGGCGGCCGGGCCGGTGGCCATGTGGCTCCACGCCGGCGACTACAGCCAGGACGCCCGCCATCTTGCCGACCTTACCGGTCTGCCGGTAAAGGCGGTGGCCGGCAATTGCGACGGCGTCACAGACGCTAAAATCGACGAGTTCATCGAGGCCGGCGGCCGGAAAATATGGCTGACCCACGGGCACCGGTACAACGCCAAGGAACGAAGGGGCGAGCTTTTGTGGTGGGGCCGCCAGTACGGCGTCGACGTCGTGGTATACGGTCATTCCCACGTGCCCGACATCAGCCGCCAGGACGGAGTGCTGCTGTTCAATCCCGGCGGCGCCGTCCACCCCCGCGGCGGCCATCCGCCCAGCTGCGGCGCGCTGGTGCTCGACGGCGGCGAAACCGGAGCAGAGATTATAGAGATATAA
- a CDS encoding histone deacetylase gives MAVKPFGLVFFPAFDWALTPTHPEREERLLYTRDQIVEEGLLDIPGIREYKPRLATLRDADRVHIGVPDIGSHITDAHLVSAGGAITAAEAVVKGEVARAFALVRPPGHHAMRVVHGTRGFCTINIEAVMVEYLRRHHGIRRVAIVDTDVHHGDGTQDIFYHDPDTLFISFHQDGRTLYPGSGFTDEAGSPPALGTTINLPLPPGTTDEGLHYVLDNLIIPVLEDFRPDLVINSAGQDNHYSDPLASMAITAQGYASLAAKLRADVAVLEGGYSIEDALPYVNTGIILAMAGLDYSRVVEPDIAAAPRGLSDGTRAYLRELVAKQGALWRERESLSSAAAAKAGDFWTRRRGIYYDDSGISEQQVERLRLCPHCRGYLAVATEAEGHRTGYQSAFAAVVPRESCPACRQGAKDAVLAAKRQGKYQHYYIQDKENDSLERV, from the coding sequence ATGGCCGTGAAACCGTTCGGGCTCGTCTTTTTTCCGGCGTTCGACTGGGCGCTGACGCCCACCCATCCCGAGCGTGAGGAGCGGCTGCTCTACACCCGCGACCAGATCGTCGAGGAGGGGCTGCTCGACATCCCCGGCATCCGCGAATACAAGCCCCGCCTGGCGACCCTCCGCGACGCCGACCGGGTCCATATCGGCGTGCCGGATATCGGCTCCCACATCACCGACGCCCACCTCGTCTCGGCCGGCGGAGCGATAACCGCCGCCGAGGCAGTGGTAAAAGGAGAGGTGGCGCGGGCGTTCGCCCTCGTGCGGCCTCCCGGCCACCATGCCATGCGGGTCGTTCACGGTACCCGGGGCTTCTGCACTATCAACATCGAAGCGGTGATGGTCGAATACCTGCGGCGCCACCACGGTATCAGGCGGGTGGCGATTGTCGACACCGACGTCCATCACGGCGATGGCACCCAGGACATCTTCTACCACGACCCTGACACGCTGTTCATATCCTTCCATCAGGACGGCCGCACCCTTTACCCCGGCAGCGGCTTCACCGACGAAGCCGGCAGCCCGCCCGCCCTCGGCACGACCATCAACCTGCCCCTGCCGCCGGGCACCACCGACGAGGGCCTCCACTACGTGCTCGACAACCTCATTATTCCGGTGTTGGAGGACTTCCGCCCCGACCTGGTCATCAACTCGGCCGGCCAGGATAACCATTACAGCGATCCGTTGGCGAGCATGGCCATCACCGCTCAGGGCTACGCCTCGCTGGCCGCCAAACTCCGCGCCGACGTAGCCGTCCTCGAAGGAGGCTACTCGATCGAGGATGCGCTGCCGTACGTCAACACCGGCATCATCCTCGCCATGGCCGGCCTCGACTACAGCCGGGTGGTCGAACCAGATATCGCCGCCGCGCCGCGCGGCCTGTCGGACGGTACGCGGGCTTACCTCAGGGAACTGGTCGCCAAACAGGGCGCCCTGTGGCGGGAACGCGAGTCGCTGAGCAGCGCCGCGGCCGCAAAGGCCGGGGATTTCTGGACGCGTCGCCGGGGCATCTACTACGACGACAGCGGCATCAGCGAACAGCAAGTCGAGCGACTGCGCCTCTGCCCCCATTGCCGCGGCTACCTCGCCGTCGCCACCGAGGCCGAGGGGCATCGCACCGGCTACCAGTCCGCCTTCGCCGCCGTGGTGCCGCGGGAAAGCTGCCCGGCGTGCCGGCAAGGCGCCAAGGATGCGGTGTTGGCTGCCAAGCGCCAGGGCAAATATCAGCATTACTACATCCAGGACAAGGAAAACGATTCGTTGGAGCGGGTCTAA
- the rph gene encoding ribonuclease PH, whose product MTRSDGREAFDLRRVKIVRNYLKYAEGSVLVEFGDTKVICAASVEERVPFFLKGTGEGWVTAEYSLMPRSTQVRNVREVAKGKPSGRTHEIQRLIGRALRSVTNLKALGERTVTVDCDVVQADGGTRTASITGAFVALVDAVNTFYAPETTFPVTDFLAAVSVGVVDGEVLLDLCYEEDSRALVDLNLVMTGEGHFVEVQGTGEKAPFSREQLKDMLAAGEKGVAELIDYQKDVLGQLAWRIGRA is encoded by the coding sequence ATGACGAGAAGCGACGGGCGCGAGGCCTTCGATCTGCGCCGGGTGAAAATTGTCCGCAACTATCTGAAATACGCCGAAGGCTCGGTGCTGGTCGAATTCGGCGACACCAAGGTTATCTGCGCCGCCAGCGTCGAAGAACGGGTGCCGTTCTTCCTCAAAGGCACCGGCGAGGGCTGGGTGACGGCCGAATATTCGCTTATGCCGCGCTCCACCCAGGTGCGCAACGTCCGCGAGGTCGCCAAAGGCAAACCCAGCGGCCGTACCCACGAAATCCAGCGTCTTATCGGCCGGGCGCTGCGCAGCGTCACCAACCTGAAAGCCCTTGGCGAACGCACCGTAACCGTCGATTGCGACGTCGTTCAGGCCGACGGCGGCACCCGCACCGCCTCAATCACCGGCGCCTTCGTGGCGCTGGTCGACGCGGTAAACACCTTTTACGCTCCCGAAACTACCTTTCCCGTAACCGATTTCCTGGCGGCGGTCAGCGTCGGCGTCGTCGACGGCGAAGTATTGCTCGACCTATGCTACGAGGAAGACTCCAGGGCGCTCGTCGATCTTAACCTCGTCATGACCGGCGAAGGCCATTTCGTGGAAGTGCAGGGGACCGGCGAGAAGGCTCCCTTCAGCAGGGAGCAGCTTAAAGACATGCTGGCGGCCGGCGAGAAGGGCGTCGCCGAGCTTATCGACTACCAGAAGGATGTGCTGGGTCAATTGGCCTGGAGGATCGGACGGGCATGA
- a CDS encoding XTP/dITP diphosphatase translates to MISIVVATGNKGKVKEIAAALAALPVEVLALDKFPAIPEAEENGDTFAANAVLKATHYALHTGMPCLADDSGLEVDALNGAPGVYSARYAGPGATDEACNAKLLAALADVPQNERTARFRCVLAYVDPDGALLTAEGTCEGTILREPRGTGGFGYDPLFLLPGAAKTMAEMTIEEKNAVSHRGQALRNMATTLARYIHENRRA, encoded by the coding sequence ATGATCTCAATCGTCGTTGCGACCGGCAACAAGGGCAAGGTGAAAGAAATCGCCGCCGCCCTCGCCGCCCTGCCGGTCGAAGTATTGGCCCTCGATAAATTTCCCGCCATTCCCGAGGCGGAGGAAAACGGCGACACCTTCGCCGCCAACGCCGTCCTCAAGGCCACCCACTACGCCCTCCACACCGGAATGCCGTGCCTGGCCGACGATTCGGGGCTGGAGGTCGACGCCCTGAACGGGGCGCCCGGCGTTTACTCGGCCCGCTACGCCGGCCCGGGAGCCACCGATGAAGCCTGCAACGCCAAACTGCTGGCCGCGCTCGCCGACGTGCCCCAAAATGAGCGGACGGCCCGTTTCCGCTGCGTCCTGGCCTACGTCGACCCCGACGGGGCTCTGCTGACCGCCGAAGGCACCTGCGAAGGGACCATCCTCCGGGAGCCCCGGGGGACGGGCGGCTTCGGCTACGACCCCCTCTTCCTGTTGCCGGGCGCGGCCAAGACGATGGCCGAAATGACCATTGAGGAAAAAAACGCCGTCAGCCATCGCGGGCAGGCGCTCCGCAACATGGCGACGACGCTGGCGAGGTATATCCATGAGAATCGGCGTGCTTAG